The following proteins are encoded in a genomic region of Streptococcus sp. 29892:
- a CDS encoding helix-turn-helix domain-containing protein — MNDKGFGQRVRQLRETASLTREQFCDDELELSVRQLTRIEAGTSKPTLSKIQYIANRLGMSLYELMPDYVKLPNRYLKLKFEVLRTPTYENEELMDKRNQLMEEIYDNYYDDLPEEEQVAIDAFQSFVDIYETKSVHFGKEILDDYFEQVHRKDKFTVNDLLIIRLYLEHLQDEDVHSQSFQHFLDITRHFPTQMEVIDSNELFILRDVMLAAIGVLGSKQSFDYIPPIFATLDQLMVQTHDFQKKPILNLLKWKYELYVNDDKQAAQQLYQEAVMFAKLIGDNHLVAKLEKAWVEEYNGIAKK, encoded by the coding sequence ATGAACGATAAAGGATTTGGGCAGCGCGTGCGTCAGTTGCGAGAAACTGCTAGTCTGACACGTGAACAGTTTTGCGATGACGAACTTGAGCTCTCCGTACGCCAATTAACCCGTATCGAAGCAGGCACTTCCAAGCCAACTTTGTCAAAGATTCAATATATTGCAAATCGCTTAGGTATGAGTCTTTATGAACTTATGCCTGACTATGTGAAACTCCCAAATAGGTATTTGAAGCTTAAGTTTGAAGTTCTTCGCACACCGACTTATGAAAATGAAGAATTGATGGATAAGCGCAATCAATTGATGGAAGAAATTTATGATAATTATTACGATGACTTGCCAGAGGAAGAACAAGTGGCTATTGATGCATTTCAGTCTTTTGTTGATATTTATGAAACAAAATCAGTTCATTTTGGCAAAGAGATCTTAGATGATTATTTTGAACAGGTTCATCGTAAGGATAAGTTCACAGTCAATGATTTATTGATTATTCGGTTGTACTTAGAACACTTGCAGGATGAGGATGTACACTCGCAAAGTTTTCAACACTTTTTAGATATTACCCGACATTTTCCAACACAGATGGAGGTTATCGATTCAAATGAACTTTTTATTTTGCGAGATGTAATGCTGGCCGCAATCGGGGTCCTTGGAAGCAAGCAGAGTTTTGACTACATTCCCCCTATTTTTGCTACTTTGGACCAGTTAATGGTTCAAACTCATGACTTTCAGAAGAAACCTATTTTGAATCTGCTAAAGTGGAAGTATGAGCTATATGTTAATGATGACAAACAAGCCGCTCAACAGTTGTATCAAGAAGCTGTTATGTTTGCGAAACTTATTGGGGATAATCATTTGGTGGCGAAGTTGGAGAAGGCTTGGGTAGAAGAATACAATGGAATAGCTAAAAAATAA
- a CDS encoding bifunctional folylpolyglutamate synthase/dihydrofolate synthase, translated as MKNFHKLETWLNCKQGQEFRYKLEKITHALDLLGKPHRELSLIHVAGTNGKGSTIAFLRQLFQAHGLRVGSFVSPHMVSVHDRICIDSQPISDHDFQRYLQKVYDLEQEVAARYEPFRYFEVMVLIMFLYFKDQQPDLALVEVGIGGLLDTTNVVAPALSVITSIGMDHQDLLGSTLREIAEQKAGIIKQNVPVVLGPLCPETTVICRQIALYNQASVYQFGQEFTYKAGQFSNADLELSELVLGLAGQHQEENAAVALQTFLLYMARIQQAIFPQVIKNALAQTSWAGRLELVVQKPKIYLDGAHNVPAIERLIDFIQEQDEPVTILFSALRRKDFQEMLGLLEEKLPHTPLVLTSFAYDGALSEENRQGREYVENYQQFIEDWQSDGQGMLIITGSLYFISEVRQIFKK; from the coding sequence ATGAAAAATTTCCATAAACTGGAAACCTGGCTAAACTGTAAGCAGGGCCAAGAGTTTCGTTACAAACTAGAGAAAATAACCCACGCCCTTGATTTATTGGGCAAGCCACACCGAGAACTTTCACTCATTCATGTGGCTGGAACCAACGGTAAGGGGTCGACCATTGCTTTTTTGCGTCAGCTATTTCAGGCCCATGGCTTGCGTGTCGGTAGTTTTGTATCTCCCCACATGGTGAGTGTACACGACAGGATTTGTATTGACAGCCAACCCATTTCAGACCATGATTTTCAGCGCTATTTACAGAAAGTCTACGACTTGGAGCAGGAAGTTGCCGCACGCTATGAGCCTTTCCGCTATTTTGAGGTCATGGTACTCATTATGTTCCTCTATTTCAAGGACCAACAGCCTGATTTGGCGCTAGTAGAGGTAGGTATCGGCGGACTTTTGGATACGACCAATGTCGTGGCACCAGCCCTAAGCGTGATTACCTCTATCGGCATGGACCATCAGGATTTACTAGGCTCGACTTTAAGGGAAATAGCAGAGCAGAAAGCAGGGATTATCAAGCAAAACGTGCCTGTCGTCCTAGGACCGCTTTGTCCAGAAACCACAGTTATCTGTCGCCAAATTGCCCTTTACAATCAAGCCTCTGTCTACCAATTTGGTCAGGAATTCACCTATAAAGCAGGACAGTTCAGCAATGCGGACTTGGAACTGTCAGAATTGGTTCTAGGCTTGGCTGGTCAGCACCAAGAAGAAAATGCGGCCGTTGCCTTGCAAACTTTTTTGCTTTATATGGCAAGAATTCAACAAGCGATTTTTCCTCAGGTCATCAAAAATGCCCTTGCTCAAACCAGCTGGGCTGGTCGTTTGGAATTGGTCGTTCAAAAGCCAAAAATCTATTTGGACGGTGCTCATAATGTTCCTGCTATCGAACGCTTGATTGACTTTATTCAGGAGCAAGACGAACCTGTCACTATTCTCTTTTCTGCCCTTCGACGCAAGGATTTTCAAGAAATGCTTGGATTATTGGAAGAAAAGTTACCGCATACTCCCCTTGTATTAACCAGCTTTGCCTATGATGGTGCCTTGTCGGAGGAAAATCGTCAAGGTCGAGAATATGTTGAAAATTACCAGCAATTTATAGAAGACTGGCAGTCGGATGGCCAGGGGATGTTGATTATTACAGGTTCCCTTTACTTTATCTCAGAAGTACGTCAGATTTTTAAAAAATGA